A stretch of Aedes aegypti strain LVP_AGWG chromosome 2, AaegL5.0 Primary Assembly, whole genome shotgun sequence DNA encodes these proteins:
- the LOC5572340 gene encoding CCAAT/enhancer-binding protein gamma: protein IVKLLFQNFTPHSIDENAPKRKAPTTDEDDDDYRKKRNRNNEAVKRSRVKSKQRTEETQHKVNDLRIKNQILEDKIKNQTKELKFLKELFLTQAQAKSDKLVGVNLAELLKSSDEEGEGEDEGSDEGRDSSKRKNKSGNGQKAGSSRSSKAGSSRKS, encoded by the exons ATCGTAAAATTATTGTTCCAAAACTTCACGCCACACTCTATAGACGAGAATGCCCCGAAACGGAAAGCGCCCACAAcggacgaagacgacgacgactatCGTAAGAAGCGGAACCGAAACAATGAG GCCGTCAAGCGAAGTCGCGTCAAGTCCAAGCAACGCACCGAAGAAACCCAACACAAGGTCAACGATCTTCGGATCAAGAACCAAATCCTGgaggataaaataaaaaatcaaaccaaGGAGCTGAAGTTCCTGAAGGAGCTGTTCCTCACTCAGGCGCAGGCCAAATCCGACAAACTGGTTGGAGTGAATCTGGCGGAACTGCTCAAGAGCTCTGACGAAGAAGGGGAGGGGGAGGATGAGGGAAGTGACGAGGGCAGGGATAGCAGCAAGCGGAAGAATAAGTCCGGGAACGGTCAAAAGGCGGGTAGCAGTCGGAGTAGCAAAGCGGGTTCTTCCAGGAAGAGTTAG